The Populus nigra chromosome 14, ddPopNigr1.1, whole genome shotgun sequence genome has a segment encoding these proteins:
- the LOC133673445 gene encoding uncharacterized protein LOC133673445 gives MSCSSPSGSEEDDEGIDSYRKGGYHAVRVGDQFSGGRYIAQRKLGWGQFSIVWLAYDTRSSKYVALKIQKSAAQFAQAALHEIELLSAVANSDPSNSKCVVQLIDHFKHAGPNGQHQCMVLEFLGDSLLRLIRHNHYKGLQLEKVREICKCILTGLDYLHRELGIIHTDLKPENILLFSTIDPAKDPIRSGIKPILERPEGNLNGGSTMNLIEKKLKRRAKRAVANISGRRDSMGGAMQKSERSLDGVDVRCKVVDFGNACWAVKQFAKEIQTRQYRAPEVILQSGYSFSVDMWSFACTAFELATGDMLFAPKDGQGYSEDEDHLALMMELLGKMPRKIAIGGALSKDYFDRHGDLKRIRRLKFWPLDRLLVEKYKFPETDAQEIAEFLCPLLDFTPENRPTAQQCLQHPWFNIKISQNEMTSESNVEKLGVGVSNLKVSK, from the exons ATGTCGTGTTCATCGCCGTCGGGATCAGAGGAGGATGACGAAGGAATCGATTCATACCGTAAAGGAGGTTATCATGCGGTGAGGGTAGGGGATCAGTTTTCTGGTGGCCGTTATATTGCCCAGAGAAAGCTTGGGTGGGGCCAGTTTTCTATTGTTTGGCTTGCTTACGATACTCGATCATCT aaataTGTTGCTCTTAAGATCCAGAAAAGTGCTGCACAATTTGCTCAAGCTGCGCTTCATGAGATTGAACTCCTTTCAGCTGTAGCTAATAGTGACCCCTCAAATTCAAAGTGTGTTGTGCAACTGATTGACCACTTCAAGCATGCAGGGCCAAATGGGCAGCATCAGTGCATGGTCCTTGAATTTCTTGGTGACAGTTTGCTCAGGTTAATCAGGCATAATCATTACAAAGGTCTTCAATTAGAAAAAGTTAGAGAGATCTGTAAATGCATTTTGACAGGTTTGGATTACTTGCATAGAGAACTTGGTATAATCCACACTGACCTAAAACCCGAAAATATTCTTCTCTTTTCCACCATTGATCCTGCCAAGGATCCAATTAGGTCTGGGATCAAACCAATCCTGGAAAGGCCTGAGGGTAACCTTAACGGTGGTTCAACTATGAATCTCATCGAGAAGAAGTTGAAAAGGAGGGCAAAGAGGGCAGTTGCTAATATATCAGGAAGAAGAGATTCGATGGGAGGAGCCATGCAAAAGTCTGAGAGATCTCTTGATGGGGTTGATGTGAGGTGCAAGGTTGTTGATTTCGGGAATGCGTGCTGGGCCGTTAAGCAGTTTGCCAAAGAAATTCAAACCAGACAGTATAGAGCTCCTGAAGTCATACTGCAATCCGGGTATTCCTTCTCTGTTGACATGTGGTCTTTTGCTTGTACGGCATTTGAGCTTGCTACTGGGGATATGTTGTTTGCTCCCAAGGATGGACAAGGCTATAGCGAAGACGAG GATCACCTTGCTCTAATGATGGAACTCCTTGGAAAGATGCCAAGAAAG ATAGCTATTGGAGGAGCTTTATCCAAGGATTATTTTGACAGGCATGGGGATCTAAAGAGGATTCGGAGACTGAAATTTTGGCCACTTGATCGCTTGCTGGTTGAAAAATACAAGTTCCCAGAAACTGATGCTCAGGAGATTGCGGAATTTCTGTGTCCCCTTCTCGATTTCACACCAGAGAACCGACCCACTGCTCAGCAGTGCCTGCAACACCCATGGTTCAATATCAAAATTTCACAGAATGAGATGACAAGTGAATCTAACGTGGAAAAGTTGGGTGTTGGAGTGAGCAATTTGAAGGTGAGTAAGTGA